The genomic DNA ATATTCAGGCTTTTTAAAAGATTATTCTGGATTGCAGCAAACAACGTCCGCAACGGGTAAACCGACGCTGCGTTGGGTCGACCCGTCGTATAACGAGGCAAATTACGACAGTATTTTATGGACGCCAATCACCTATTATCCAGCGCCAAAACCAACGACCCAAATTGGTCAAAAAACGCTTGATGAGCTTCTGGCTTATACCAACACCAAAATGAAAGCGGCAATCAGCCAGCGTAAACCTGTTGTTACGACACCAGGTAAACACAGCCTGATCTTCCGCGGTGCGATTACCGGTGTGAGTTCACAGAAAGAAGGTCTGCAGTTCTATGAAGTAGTGCCCGTCGCGTTAGTGGTAGCAGGTACGCAGATGGCAACGGGGCACCGCACCATGGATACCCATCTCTTCTTCGAAGGTGAGCTGATTGATTCGGCGACGAATAAGCCGGTCATGAAGGTCGTGCGTAAAGGCGAAGGTAAAGAGCTGGCGAACGAAAACACGCCAATGGGCTTCGCAACGTTAAAACAGGTTGTGGATGACATGGCGACGGATGCCACCATGTTTGATGTTAAGAAAACCGCGAAATAATCAAAACGGCCTGCAGCAATGCAGGCCTTTTTTTATGCCATACGCAAACGTCTGAACCAGGTTTCCGGTTTCGTAAACATCACCATATTCCCGCCCAGAATCAGCAGTAATCCAATGATGCCGTTGAGATGCCACACGTAACCTTCATAGACCGTGGAGATGGACAGCGCCACCAGCGGGAAGAGCAGCGTACTGTATGCCGCTTTGCCCGGGCCAATGCGTCCCACCAGCGTGAAGTAGGCACCAAAAGCGATGACCGAACCAAAAATGGCGAGATAAAGCAGCGCGCCAATGTAACTCACCGTCCATTCGGGGATAAAACTGTCACCCCGGAACAGGGCAATGCAGCCCATAATGACCGTACCGTAAAACATCGCCCAGGCGTTGGTGGTCATGGTCTCCAGCCCTTTTCGCTGGTGGCGCATGCTGATCATATTGCCCAGCGAGAACCCGTAGGTCCCCAGTGCTGAAAGACCAATCCCCGTCAGCAGGGAGGCACTCCAGCCACTCGCCAGCAGGTCGTCCCAGAAGAGGGTGACGATCCCGATAAGCCCCAGGGCCGCCGCCGTCCAGAAGCGTGCGGGTGGGCGTTGACCGAAGAAAATAAAGCTGTTGATGGCGTTATACAGTACGGCCATCGAGAAAATCACCGACTCCAGCCCGGTATTGATGTGCGCGGCGGCGGTATAAAAACACCAGAAGTTGAAGCAAAAAACGCAGCATCCCTGCAGCATGCAAAAGAGATGATCCCGCAAGGCCAGCTTACGAAGCCGACGCAGGGCAATTAAGACGATCATGATCGTGGCGCAGGCCACGGCAAAGCGCCAGAAAATTGACACCGGGGCTGCGACTGGCCCCTGTTGCAGGAAAATGGCAATCCAGGTTGTTCCCCATATCACCACCACCAGTCCATAGAGTAATGCGTTCATTGTTGCTCTCTTCTCACATACTGAAAAGTGCAGTCTGGCGCGAGTGGCATGACATTGCTTTCACCGATTTGCGGTGGACTTGCATATTCTTGCGCTTTTTTGTGGCTGCAGATCTGGCATCGTGGCGCAACACTTCATAGACTGAGAGTCTGATTACTCACCCGTTAATAGCTATGTCTCGCGCTTACGATACCTTTGAAACGCTACGCCAGCAGAACGCCGTGCTGCGGGAAACCGTTGCGCTGAATTCCGGTATTCAACTGGCAGCCTGGTACAACAAGCACGACACGATAACCGTAAAAAGTAATCACCATACCCTCAGCCTGTACGTGGCGGACGGTTATGAGAGCTATCAAAAAACGCCGGGCGGCTGGAAAAACGGCGGCGGCCCGGACCGTTTCTGTCTGATGCCAAAAGAGAGTGAATCGACGTGGGATATTCGCGATGACCTGACGTTTGTCCATCTCTACTGCACCGATGAGCATCTGCGTGATGTCGGGGAAAAAATCTGGGACAAGCGCCCGCTGTCCCTGACGCTGGATGAAAAGATCTTCGGCAGCGACCCGAAAATTACCGCGCTTTACCGTCAGTTTTTGCTCGGCTGCGACTGGCAGCAAAAAGCTAACCAGCTCACCCTGAGTACCGCGTCTACGCTGTTGATGACCCACCTGTTACAGAATTACTCCAGCGTGCAGTGGAAACTGCCGGTGGTGACCGGCGGGTTGTCGCCGTTTGTGCTGCGTAACGTGCTGGCGTTTATCGAAGAGAACCTTTCCCAGCCGCTAACGCTGGCGGAACTGGCCGAACAGGCCGCGCTGAGCGAGTATCATTTCGCCAGGATGTTCCGTCAGTCCATGGGGCTGGCACCGCATCAGTACGTGATGCAGCGTCGAATGGAGAAAGCCAAAGCGCTGGTGCAGCACACAACCACACCGCTCACGGATATCGCGCTGGCCTGCGGGTTTAACTCCGCCAGCCATTTCAGTAACCGCTTTCGCAGCATGATGGGCATAACGCCCTCGCAGCTACGCGCGGCGAAGGTGTGAAAAGACCGTATAACATACGCCGCCCAGCACCAGCCCCCAGAACGCAGAGCCAATACCCAGGATCGTGACGCCGCTGGCGGTCATCAGAAAGGTGACAATTGCCGCGTCGCGCTCCGTTTCGTTGTTCAGTGCCTGATACAAGCTCCCGCTGATGGTGCCCAGCAGCGCCAGGCCGGCGAGCATCTGGATCCAGCTCAGGGGAAGG from Enterobacter ludwigii includes the following:
- a CDS encoding DUF3313 domain-containing protein codes for the protein MRTHTFFKVAVLSGLLALAGCSSKVAAPEQYSGFLKDYSGLQQTTSATGKPTLRWVDPSYNEANYDSILWTPITYYPAPKPTTQIGQKTLDELLAYTNTKMKAAISQRKPVVTTPGKHSLIFRGAITGVSSQKEGLQFYEVVPVALVVAGTQMATGHRTMDTHLFFEGELIDSATNKPVMKVVRKGEGKELANENTPMGFATLKQVVDDMATDATMFDVKKTAK
- a CDS encoding DMT family transporter, whose amino-acid sequence is MNALLYGLVVVIWGTTWIAIFLQQGPVAAPVSIFWRFAVACATIMIVLIALRRLRKLALRDHLFCMLQGCCVFCFNFWCFYTAAAHINTGLESVIFSMAVLYNAINSFIFFGQRPPARFWTAAALGLIGIVTLFWDDLLASGWSASLLTGIGLSALGTYGFSLGNMISMRHQRKGLETMTTNAWAMFYGTVIMGCIALFRGDSFIPEWTVSYIGALLYLAIFGSVIAFGAYFTLVGRIGPGKAAYSTLLFPLVALSISTVYEGYVWHLNGIIGLLLILGGNMVMFTKPETWFRRLRMA
- a CDS encoding helix-turn-helix domain-containing protein yields the protein MSRAYDTFETLRQQNAVLRETVALNSGIQLAAWYNKHDTITVKSNHHTLSLYVADGYESYQKTPGGWKNGGGPDRFCLMPKESESTWDIRDDLTFVHLYCTDEHLRDVGEKIWDKRPLSLTLDEKIFGSDPKITALYRQFLLGCDWQQKANQLTLSTASTLLMTHLLQNYSSVQWKLPVVTGGLSPFVLRNVLAFIEENLSQPLTLAELAEQAALSEYHFARMFRQSMGLAPHQYVMQRRMEKAKALVQHTTTPLTDIALACGFNSASHFSNRFRSMMGITPSQLRAAKV